The following DNA comes from Anastrepha obliqua isolate idAnaObli1 chromosome 1, idAnaObli1_1.0, whole genome shotgun sequence.
tgtttaatgtaacaatgaaataagtaaatttcaattttatacaaagaaagaaaaatacaaaaaactgaAAGCGAAATGTAAGCGAATTATACGAAAAACCAACCCAGAAATgcgcatttatatgtatgtaatatagttATTACAAATGTTTAATATGAAGCGTGTTGGAGAGTAGATCGCCAAGCAAATGGACGTGGAAATGTCAGCACAATACATGTgtgttattaataattaaaatcgtttttttttattactattatcgTATTGTAGGTACTGTATATTGTATGTATTATTATCAATTTTTGATAAAGAACACCTTTTTTGATAGAGAACTTTTCTGTAGTGTGCAAATTTTATCgccaaaaataagaataaatatatacttaaaCAAATTGTAGTTTTTTCTCGTAAACAACTTAACGAAAAAACAAcgacgtacatatatacaaatgtatgtgcatacctatatgtacgtacatacatacatatgtaggcatgtgcatataaaatattaaacctaaagtgaagttatttaaaattgcataaaaCTGAAGTGGAACAAAAAAGATACCGAAAATCATAGAAGTATagaagtgaaaatttaaaaaaaaaatacaagaaaaggcATCgatataaaaatggaaaaaaatgcatgacgAGTGCGTGAAATTCTCTTTAATTATAATTGCAATGCAAGCGAGTTTGAGCGCATGAATACCTGTGGAAGcggaatttaaaaacaaaaatttatataattaaatgaGATTTCTAAATAGGCATACAGCTGctttcaaaataatagtagtgtACCAAGGGGCAAAttaaaacagcaaaaataaatagtaaCAATTTGAGTACGGATTTGTTCTTGTtggtgttgtagcagcataaacattccccatacttacatacagggaatgctgctggagtgacagtccttggccggatatatgtacatacgtacatcgtttcggtaacgtagatcagactgtcgtggaaacgagtagggatttgtattatattttgctttagcaagttaagttaattaaaaataaagatgcgaaacaaatttcctcatttCGGTACACCGTTTCTGTGACTCTTCTCTATCGAAGTTTTCAATCGACAGTAGGGATTCGATCTCATAATAGATGTGTTCGGTAACAAAACTAGCCGTCACCCAAGATGATTTGGGTATTTAAGGTGGCGTGCATTGTAAAAATCCGTAAGTAAAAGCGCTCAAAAAAGGACCACGGCTAAGATCATTTATTTCCAAAACGCTCTTTTCTGTAACGCGGTTTCATAAAAATGACTAAATTTCAAGGAAAATCGTATGAATAAGTCTAAAAAGTATCGTACTAATACagatatttctgtaaaaaatcatTTAGCAATGATAGGAAGgattcgaatctctgtgcatgaacatcaaatgaTATCTAAAGTCATTGGCCCGGATGTATTAAATATGCTAATGATGAAAAacctgggtccattgggagtaggataTTTCACAAGGCTATTcaaggtggccgccgtagccgaatgggttggtgcgtgactaacattcgaaattcaggttcgaatctcggcgaaaaaccaaaaaaggaaggaaaatttttttctaaacgcggtcgcccctcggcaggcaacggcaaacctccgagtgtatttctgccatgaaaaagctcgttataaaaaccatttggcattcggagtcggcttaaaactgtagattcctCGACTTCTGGAACGTCAAAACGTGAGCTGCAAATAAGgggagagctcggccaaacacctaacagaagtgtacgcgccaaatatttatttatttatatattaaaaatgtttgttattgtaaattttccaagtcaaagatattattttatattttgtttgtgttattttgttgtttctaaTGTGACCATGAAAATTATACTTCGGCATAGCAACCTCGCCAATACACTCAAGCAAAAAGACCAAGCACTCACACCATCACACACTTGACTGCCTGTTAAACTCACACCAAGGGTGCCTAGGAAGAGTAACAGTGTTTTTACGTGTATTTTTGTACTATGGATACGACcccatttgcaaaaatcataaatcttccgatagggtgattatttttgcatgtaacggttataaaataattacatttccTGTCATTGCTTGCGTTTTGGGTCCTTATCTTGTAAGCCATTTctaattgtaaatatatattaaatttttagttcaactccggcgcttacaccctttgttgggtatttgaccgagctcctcctccaatttgtgctgtgcgtcttgaGATTGTTCATAAgcactactattattttgaccacaactgtacataaaatattatacataccaCATAGCCGTTAATTATGATCGTTCGCTTATTGTAGGTGTTGATTAGCGATtcataacgaaaaaaaaaatcggctttgaagaaaaagtttacaccacaaaaacaaacaaaacaaaaagaataaacTCTTAAATTTGTTATTTGCTAAGTGACTTGGAGGCAATTGTAATATAATGAGCATTGCAATgagaagcaaataaatatttttaaaagcgatTCCATAAAGAATTTCTCGAGTTTAGAAGTTTatcaataatataaaataatccgATAcattaataatatgaaattttaggaaaaaaaaaataaatataaaataaaattaaaaagtatgcaaacattttacagaaataaatacaataaaattatataaaataaacgactttttgtcCATATTCATGCATAAGGGGAtagatatgcatatgtatactaTATATTAGGTGAGCACACAACATAacgtattatacatacatataatttcaaTGTGTGTTGTCTGAAACCTGCCATAAGCCATCATTATTAGAGCTCAGTCCAAGGAAAGTTTTACCACGAGTAGGTTTACGGGTTTAGGAGGTTTTTAGGctacaaaaattaagaagtaTAATTAAAAAGAAGGGAGACTCAAGGCGAATTCAATCAAGGTGGTGGCACCAGAGTAACTGATTTTACGGCTTTATGTTTCGATTGTGAAGGGGTTTCtctgctttatttatttgtttaccttTTCAAGGGAATTTTGACATTCAGAACagaaaattgcaacaaaaaatatatgtaaatattgttgttggtctagtgccaccacattttataaagggtttttcaattggcgtgggtcgattttggcgccctgtggcagccattttgttttggcgacatctgtcaaatcttttgtttattattcagctgtttatgccaaatcatcatggcaagttacacgattgaacagcacgttcaaaatgataaaactttattatcaaaatgagtgttaaTTAACGCAAATGTTgggcgcattgcgcccatttttcggtagacgtggtggcccttccaatttcttatggcccatattgaaccatattgacctagacgacatttggttccaggaggacggcgctacgtgccacacagcaaacgccattttattccatttcaacatctacccgccctttttgaaaaaccctttagattCGAATTCTTGATCAAAGTCTTATTGATTCGTGGTGGTAGCATAACTATCTGTTTCCCATATACAGTCGAACTTCTCTACAGTGAACTTCCATATAATGAAGCTCTCCTTATAATGAACTGGTTTCGAAGACACTGCTTTTTCGTTCTACTTTCGGTGTATTTTTGTCTggttatagtgaattttttcaaaagttttctgTTGCAAAAAATTACAGTTAGATGTGAACAAACTGTAATGAGGGGaatcccaaaattaaaacagaaagaGCTGAGCTATTACAGTTTTATTCAGTGATTGAAGTTAAAATGTCGAATCGAAGCAGCATTTcgcttgaaaaaaagttattcatgaTTAACAAAGTTaatgaaggaaagaaaaaaaaaagatattgccAATGAATTCGGAGTTCTTCCCAGCactttatcaaatattttaaaaaatgcggAGAATTTGGCAGTAAATACCAAACGCAAAAGACTTCGACCTTGCAATTTTGGGGATATTGACGAAGCAATGCTGAAATGGTTACTCGTTGCACTCCCTTTATCTGGACCATTATTGAAGCAAAAGGccaaagattttgcggaagcaCTAGGACACCACGAATTTGAGGCAAGTACAGGTTGGTTAGACAAGTTCAAAAGTCGGCATGGCGTTATTCAAAAGACATTATGTGGGGAAAGTGCTGACGCCAACATAGAAAACCATGATGAATGGGTAACGAACGTCTTAccgaaattaattgaaaattgcaACATTAACGACATTTTTAATGCCGACGAGACTGCtttgtttttcaaatgcttGCCAACTAAAACACTGgcattcaaaaatgaaaaatgctttGGTGGGAAGCAAAGCAAGGAGAGAATAACTGTCCTGGTGGGAAGCAATATGACTGGATCAGAAAAGCTAAAATTGCTGGTAATCGGAAAGGCCAAAATCCGAGGTGCTTCAAGGGAATAAAATCTTTAGGTGTCGATTATGAGTTTAACAAAAAAGTATGGATGACCAGTGAGATTTTTACGAAATGGATTGTAAAACTcgacaaaaaattttgtgatcAAAACAgaaagttgttgttttttgttgataaCTGCACTGCCCACCCTAAAGATGTAAGAGACAAGTTGAGAAACATTCATCTCGCTTACTTTCCTCCCAACATGACTTCGTTACTGCAATCAATGGACCAAGGCATTATCTACAACATAAACAACAttacaaaaaacgaattttaacGAATATATTGACTCAAGTGGATGAGGGAAATTCTGTTATGGCCATAGACTTGCTGCAAGCAGTTCGAAATCTTAGCAATGTATGGAATGTCTATGTTAAACCAGAAACAATTGCCAACTGTTTTAAAAAGGCTGGATTTTCAAAAGATGCTATGCAGATTCCATTTGAGCATTGGGATGAAGAGGACCTTCTTTCAATATCGGATTTGGCTGCTTTAcagtcttcatttaaaaaagtagCAAATATCGAAGCATCGTTTGATGACTACGTAAATGTTGATAATGGTGTGCAGACTTGGGACAACCCATCCGAAGAAGATATTCTCAACAGCATTTTTGAAAGTGGCGGAGTTCCAGCTGAACCTGGTAAGCATTTATCTTTTTAtagtcaaacaaaaatttaatatgtaaatattatttcagATAACGATGAACACGATTTGACCGTTGAAGAATTGGCAGAAACTGAGGAGGCATTACCTACGTTGATACAAGCTGCTTCATCCATTAGCGTAATTAGAACCTTTGTGGAAATGAGGAGTGACGTGCCGATTAATGTTTTCAACTCTCTACATGATTTGGaagcttttattgaaaatgaaaaatggaaGACTGTAATTCAAACCAAACTCActgattattttaaataaaattacataaaaaatcaatgtttctttataatgaagttTCTATATAGTGAAGTGATTTTCAGGTCCCGTGCGAATTCACTATATGGAAGTTcgactgtatatatatttttatatactgcTGAATTACTAATCTTTCATAAATCCGGGGTTTTCCGGTAACGTAAGTCCGAGTTCCATGGGAATGTAGAAATAATAAGCGGGCTGCTTttccccaaaaaaaaagtcTATTGCTCATAAAAATAGTATGGATGAAACTTTTCATACTTGAAGCCTAAAGCCAACATCccatacgtaaataagcagaattgtcgattttgcagtgaagatcagccagaagaatttcaagagctaccaatgtatccagaaaaggtcacagtttggtgcggtttatgggctggaggtatcattggaccgtacttcttcaaagatgctgcgaatcgtaacgtaactgtgaatggtgagcgctaccatgaaatgatatccaactattttttgcccaaaatgcaagagcttgacttgcatcccatgtggtttcagcaagacggtgccacatgccacacagcacgcgtaacaatggactcgttgagaggcgagttcgatgaacattttatttcacgttcgggacctgtcaatcggccacccagatcgtgcgatcgaacgcctttagattatttttcgtggggctatgttaaagctcatctctattcagacaagcctgcttcaattaacgcattggaagacaacattaaagcctttatatgtgagataccggccgaaacattggaaagagtatgccaaaattggtctaagcggatggaccatttgaagcgcagtcgcggtcaacatttgcatgaaataatcttcaaacattaaattatatggactgtactatcgatttaaataaaaatgttatgcatttttctgaattttgcgtgagtttttgttttaaaactttcctatagctctcaAAAAGTCAACGTTTACTTATATAAGCAAACCATTCCCACTACGCCAACATACAATAAAGCTGTGAATCAGCTCGACTCTGAGCTAGCCGAAATATCTAATCGATTTTACGACACCCAAGCAAGAAGGTACCGAACGGTAAACATTTGTTGATGtttgtaaaaacataaaactgttTCAAAACAAGTTTAAAGCCGACCGTGATCAGCTCTAGGGCTCTACTAAGGGCATACACAAATATTCTCAACAGCAAGCCATTGCAGGATAGACTTTAGTTCCACCATATCAAAAATTTACCTGATCTTAGAAcacattttttgtgtattgtcaACTACAAGACTAAGATTACAGATATCACTTATTGCTCCATAAATTTCCTATTTTGAAGTGATGTACGGTGATCACAAACGTGAGTCTAGGAATAAATTAAACTTAGCTTTAAAGAATGTTCTTACATTCATTaactgcaaaaaaaagtttgatggTATTTAATTATAAGCTTAGTTTTAACTTGGGGAAACATCTCAATGTTCGTTACTGATACTTTTCCTATTTCAGATAATCGGAACGCGTCAACCAGCGTAACTTTTTCggatattaatttttgtgtaatCACCTGGCACTCATAACTTTGTTGCcccaaaatataaaagtttaaCGACCTCTAGATTTCTTAGTGCTGTCAGAATGGGAATTCGTTACTgacttcaattaaaaatataaaatctgcATGATGCTTTAAGGGTATTAACAAATAGATAtttatcttcttcttttttccctctgttttccaatgctgcttttcatttacttattctccaccttttattttctttacttaacatttttagtttttatagttTGTAATTAAGTTTCAAAATGTTGTGTTTTAATTCATCAATGCTTGTACAATGAAAATGTTTCACTTTATGCCTTACTGCAATGGTAAAggaaagtgaataaataaatacaaaataaattaacaaaaagaaatatttgaataaacagcaagacggtgccacagaGGGAATAAACAGAGAGATGAATAGAGATACATatgtaccattcggaattcggagtacgttggttcgaagggggtaagggataaacgctaaaaaaaaaacacttttttcatgaatttattgtagcgaaacggttgaagtcagtttattaaaagttgttgcatattataaagtaacatttcaagaatatttgataaaattttcatgtaaaaatattgcaaaatgagcgaatgagagcacatttacgtagacgtcttttcaaaaatacattttgcagtagtcagcatatctcagcgtagaatcatctgaaatcaaaaaaatcgaataatttagttaaagtatgacgacgtttattttgacgacttattttcattttcagccatttggtagtcgtttgaagtaaaaagtgatttttgacgaaaaaatgccgccattttgtaggtgtaaaaccaccttaatataaaaaaaatggccaaaaaaaagttggggggaggttttttatatgtaaaatatgtgtgcaaaatttcaaaaggatcggttgagtagttttcaaatgccaatgactacgcactttaaaaaaaaaggttcgagaaaaccgcgtttaaagttttaagttatctcggcagatgtttgaggcggctcggctttatgctctataacttaaaaagttttgctcggattgacttaaaattttaacacgatatttttgaaatgttttactacaataatatgcaaaaaaaaaaatcgatttttatcccttacccaaGCAAATCTCAaatattgttcaagaatgtaagaagaagcttaattctgtcgcaagacaaaacaggcttgtacttatatgggttccgggacactccggtgttcaagcaaacgaaattgccgacgaattggccaaccgtggatcagcggtgcccccacagggtccagagccaataatcggaatcagtcccgcaagaatcaagaattggatcagcgattatgtaggcaatctacataaagagcgatggtccggtctggaacgctgcagaactgcaaagggttttgtgacaagtccgaacagaaaactgtcaaactttctactaaaacttagaaggaaagatattcggttgatggtcggcatcattacaggacacaacccatggggtcagcatatgaccaccattggaatcatcgagaacccggtatgcctgtcatgcttgggggaggcggatagcactgagcactttctctgtgagtgtactgcctttgctagagcacggctacgagttttgggttccgatgtcatgagaatgagtaatattcgttctctaaaattgGAGGATATtcacagatttgccaaagaatctggaaaattctcacaggactaactatctctatctctgtctctattctttcctatctctttctctgatactttcctccttccctccttgactatctaccccccttccagagctttaaatacaatgggctctttagcctgagtgttttaggagccaccaaatctcctggtgctccttggctcgaccttttcaaattcaattcaatcaacCTATACAGAGCGTACACTCCCAGAAAAAAGCGCCTCCTTTCAAGAAACGATGTGGGAAAAAGGTTGAACTATGCTAAAGAATACGTTAGCAAGCCGAATGATTTTAGAAGCACGTTttcacggcagtcggttctacgttaccgaaacgacccggatttatatccagccaaggcttgccactccagcagcattccccgtatgtaagaatggggaatgtttatgctgatacaacaacattTTAGAAGCAATGTTATTTTCACCGAGGAATCGAAATTCAACTTATCATACTTGGATCAGTGGTGCGATTCACTAACACATTTTATCGATATTCGCTTTGTTATCTTTCCTTAACcacaatttttacgattttgctattcagtaacccatttcattacgaaaatcgacaagacaaaatcagctgtttggttACGATGTCGATTATCGCAATCTAAACGacaataattttggtgttgttaAATCAAACGATAAAGAAGAATGAGTGATTTTAATCAAAACTGTGAAATTATATGATCAAAGACTTATTTAAAAAGCGcgagtatgtcctttgagtattTGGCTTATGATTGGCGTTAGATTGTTGAATGCTTCCGCGGTAGCGCTTAAACCATTCCAAAATACGGCTATTGCCTTCGCCATCATTTTATTCGCCTGGGCACTTGCAGAGCTGCTTTCGGCTAAgatctattaaaaaatagcaagaacaattaataaaatgccacttttatgtgttgaaaataaattaccttTAAAGCATCTGCTTGTTGTTTCGCGACTTCTACGGTTTCTACACTCGACTGGGCTAGcatctattaaaaaacaatccCCAATGGACAAataggtataaaaaaattattttacataaagTTCAAAAGAAATTACCTTTAGTGCATCTGCCTGTTTTTCtgctatttccaaaaatttcttccGAGCATCACCGTCTTCTTCCATGCGCTTTCTTTTCAAGTTCGCCCGTGGTGTTCTCCTCTCTGAGATGTGCGAATTACCTGACCTCAGCGTGAAATTTTCTGCAAGTGGCGTCCGTAAAGGCGACGGGGCTTCCGAAATCATGCTTACATCTTCCACTTCGATACCCATTTGGATTACCTAAAAATTTACACACCAGTAAGTTACACTTTAAAACATACACTTCATGCAATTTACCTCCTCTAGTGGAATATTTTCAGCTGTTGAATCGTGCCCATTCATATATACTTCCCCTATAAGAGCAGACACCCGCCTCTCGAATTCCGTTAGGGGCTCCTCACTGATAGGCCTGCTTCCAGTTAAAGCTGTTTGCCTTCGCCGATTTCGTGCTTTGTAGCTGGTGCGGCTTTTTAAGTCCCGCCATACCTTTTTAGGGAAATGATTAACATCTCTCTACTTTTAAGTAATAacacaatattttcttaccGTGTGCCATTGATTGGCTGTCTTCACTGCTCCACCCAGACTATTTAACTTTGTTGCTAGCTCGCTCCACTTTTTGTCGCATTCGAACTTACCATGGAGGCTGTGGAACCTAGATCCTGCTAGACACGGGACTTCCATTAGGTAGTCAAGCATACGATTTAGCTGCTCGGGTGTGGCACGGTTTCTTTTAGTAGCTGTCGATGTCATCCTAAAGCAATAtacaaaaagtattaataaaagaataaattcaaataaacagttattttattgtacttactttatgcaaatataattggtaaaaaacacttaaaattgAATCTAACAGCTTGGCTAGtatgtttctttgttctttttctttgtgttagtcgctcattttgacatttaattttacaaagatgccactctctatcagtttgaataaatagaagaaaacagcTGTTCAGTGTTAGTTAACATAAGTTGGTGAATAGCACAATCGACAGTGCCATCGACATATACTGTCGACAAAACAAACAATTGTCGAATCGATAAGAGTTAGTGAATCGCACTACAGATAGCCGCAGTTTTGTCTGGAGAAGGGTAGATACAGCGCTCAATCCGTCTAATGCGGTCGGGACTGTGCAACCTGGTGGCGGGCATGTAATGTTTTGGAGAGCAATGACGGCATATAGAGtggatttgttttgtttcattgaaagcaataaattactaaaatggaaatattgaagaaaCATATACCCAAAACTCTCGAAAAATTACAGTAACTAGCAAATTTCACCTTCATGCCCTACAATAACCCAAAGCATACTGCGCTGATTGTAAGAGAATGGTTGCTTcacaatgtaaaaaaatttgtcccATCCTCCTCAGAGCCCAGATCTCAATCCCATTGAGCAAACGGCAGATTAGTggtaaaaaatccttaaaatcaGCCATTGAAGAGGTATACGAAATGCCTGCCTATATTCCAAGAGATGTCCCTTAGTAGACTCCATCCAACGACGTCTATAAGCAGTAATTAGTGCAAAGAGATactgcacaaaatattaattcactacaacaacatcaactcgtaaattttcctttatttccatatttttattactgTCCACTTCATGTTTGAGTTGTAAAATTaagttattgttttgtttactGAAAAACTTCCGAATAATTTGAAATTCCATAAATCAGTTTGCATGCATGCGTGGTACCAACGCAAAGCGATTTGAGTCCATGCATCACTCTTGGTCCCGACACACATTGAACCGGTAGTAGCAGAAGAGCAGctgatttgatatttttcaatttacttggtccctaaattgtaaaattttggtTTGTGGTCTAATCgtgattttatatttaatattatttaacatatactttttttttttatttattgcgcaattaatttttttcttttttacatttaactatgtacatacgtatataaaaatacattttttacaattcattCTATACGCTAATTTTCGTATAATTTACAAATAACTACAACCATAAATCCTCGCGGAACTTACCGTTCcgcttaaaagtttttattgtttctaaagCTTCCTCGAGTGTTATTTGCTGAACTTGTGCAAAACATTCCACAATTGCTTTTTCAATTGATTTCGAAACCGAACCACCATCAGCACAAACGTACAATACAGTATTCTCTTGCAGTAGAAATTCAATCAATTCCGTAGCATTCGCTAATATTTGTTCCTGAACATAGTGATATTTTGCACTGGGCACGCGAGACAGACATTCAAAGTACCGTTGCAGTACACCAGTACTATAAAACGCTAAAACATTCTCCCTATGCAGTATACTACTTTCTGTGGCAGCACCGGCAAAGAGCCAAGTATCGCCTAATGATGTATATGCCCCATCAGTAAGCAGTTGTTCCTTCTTTTCTAAAAAACCTAGAAAAGGTGCTAAAGCAGTACCAACACCAATTAGAATATGATTGTTTTCGCTGGCTTCTTGTGAAGTGAACCGAAACTCGCTGGAATGCCGCGCGTATGCAATAACTTTGGGTAACTCCACGGGTTTCTTAGCCTTAAGAAAGGGCATTCCCAAACTTTTTAACATATTTGTAGTAACACCAGGTTTTTCCGTgagtattgaaaatataatttttatttcttgggATATTACGTTGTTAGCTATGGAATAGGGGCGTGGTAACAAGCGGGGCAAGTGCTCAATAAGTACTTCTAATGTGGGCTTACACGAAGGGCACAATTCCATCAGTTCAAGTAAAGTTAGACCACGTTGCAAAATAAGTTCATTATAATAAGGGCTCCCTTCTTTGGATGATAGACAGCTCAGAAATTCACGTTCATCTGTATTTCCACAGCAGTTAGCCAAGCTATTAAGGAACTGTTTTTTTGGAATGGCATGTAGATTAAGACAATCACGCAGCAATTTGAACGGAGTGCAATGTGTAGGAATGTAAGGTGGCAACTTGGCCGTTTTCTTTGTGCATTTTGGTGAAATTTGCAGCTCAAAAGtgctatttgatttatttgtgaGATCCATGTGCTGCAACAGTGATTGCACGTCTCTGCTGTTGTTATACGGTAGTATACCTATAGTATCCCCTGGTTGGTAGTAATTGCTGTCTgcttgctaatgaaaattatattagACGTTcgtaaaattaagtatttagtaCAATTATTCATATAATACCATTTCCATTATTAATTCCATAATgcacttttcttttatttcatcattTTGTTCAGTCAATATTTGTACTTCCTTAATTGGTACTTCCGCGGGCAAGGCTCCAGGCCTAGAAAACGGCCAAATAAGGTCGGAGCATTGGAGCTGGGCATGTTTTGTTGACTGtcgtaacaaaaatatttacttttaacaaatacACATTAAACTCATCTTCATCTCTAACCTTCAGTTCGTCCAAATCATCTGC
Coding sequences within:
- the LOC129248457 gene encoding uncharacterized protein LOC129248457 — encoded protein: MNGHDSTAENIPLEEVIQMGIEVEDVSMISEAPSPLRTPLAENFTLRSGNSHISERRTPRANLKRKRMEEDGDARKKFLEIAEKQADALKMLAQSSVETVEVAKQQADALKILAESSSASAQANKMMAKAIAVFWNGLSATAEAFNNLTPIISQILKGHTRAF
- the LOC129235633 gene encoding methionine synthase reductase, whose translation is MVCPTDFDKLDIKAYILNKYVPAKVSEPMYIISSADDLDELKSTKHAQLQCSDLIWPFSRPGALPAEVPIKEVQILTEQNDEIKEKCIMELIMEMQADSNYYQPGDTIGILPYNNSRDVQSLLQHMDLTNKSNSTFELQISPKCTKKTAKLPPYIPTHCTPFKLLRDCLNLHAIPKKQFLNSLANCCGNTDEREFLSCLSSKEGSPYYNELILQRGLTLLELMELCPSCKPTLEVLIEHLPRLLPRPYSIANNVISQEIKIIFSILTEKPGVTTNMLKSLGMPFLKAKKPVELPKVIAYARHSSEFRFTSQEASENNHILIGVGTALAPFLGFLEKKEQLLTDGAYTSLGDTWLFAGAATESSILHRENVLAFYSTGVLQRYFECLSRVPSAKYHYVQEQILANATELIEFLLQENTVLYVCADGGSVSKSIEKAIVECFAQVQQITLEEALETIKTFKRNGKFREDLWL